In Aliamphritea ceti, a single window of DNA contains:
- a CDS encoding NAD-glutamate dehydrogenase, whose amino-acid sequence MHQLAGLTKAQIMDLLTEKLCAQVDSSLAQSITHYAHQFFSVSPPSDLQRKSLEDLYSTAFSYWQVIQNYDGTRPEVRVFNPDFEHYGWHSNHTVIQIHNSDMPFLVDSVRMELNRREVAIHNINNCVMAVERDKKHQLTNVTTPSERSETARMESVICLEIDRDSDPAWLDELRDTLASVLEDVQYVVKDFRQLQDQVQAVKEELRETDANNPEIKESRKLLDWMLDEHFIFLGYEKIAYKHAGEKITENADVKSRLGIRRLAADKKASHVLTDCERAFASNSDLVSFSKDTIRSTVHRPAYRDLVIVKQFDAKGKLTGAHRFYGLYTSSVFFAKPLSIPMVRRKVVQTLSECGFEPGGHSHKALVQHLIDMPREELMLADAGELQETAMGIFNLQERRKACLFVRQDSSKRFYSCLYYIPRDLYTTQLRRRIHKLLVDGFHALDSEVNAQVSESILSRTHFVLYVDPEQQKDVDIKTIEARILEMSRSWPDDLQLNLIEAFGEEQGSRYNSDFRSAFPSSYTENFSTGNAVSDIQHLDSLNEDRKISMSFYRSFEESSGILKFKLYSANEPLVLSDVIPVLEDLGLRVMSEHPYQIRPADGNTYWVSDFLVSYGQEDAIELEQVKTILQDTFISVWEGRAASDKFNRLVIGGNLAWREVAMLRAMARYIKQLRFGYSQPFMAEVLHRNIPITRQLTELFHVRLNPERAGDESRVEAIETSILEALEGVASLDDDKILRRFLVVIQAILRTNFFQMAADGKPKSYYSYKIDSQSIPDIPLPKPAFEVYVYSPRMEGVHLRFGKVARGGLRWSDRTEDYRTEVLGLVKAQQVKNSVIVPVGAKGCFICKKMPVNGSREEIQAEGIECYKLYIRGLLDITDNLVGSGIVYPDNVVRRDEDDPYLVVAADKGTATFSDIANSISEEYNFWLGDAFASGGSQGYDHKGMGITARGAWESVKRHFREKDINTQKEEFSVIGIGDMAGDVFGNGMLLSETISLVAAFNHMHIFIDPNPDVAPSFVERQRMFELPRSSWTDYNAKLISEGGGIFERSAKWIKISPQMKARFDIQEDRLAPTDLLNRLLKAPVDMIWNGGIGTYVKATKESHADVGDKANDSLRVNGNELRCKVLGEGGNLGFTQLGRIEFGLNGGSSNTDFIDNAGGVDCSDHEVNIKILLNELVSQGDMTVKQRNQLLRDMTDDVSELVLKNNYRQAQALNIAELHAAGTMDDYIRLIRRLEAEGKLDPQLEFLPSEDELQERKEQGLGFTRPELSVLISYAKIELKQALINSWITDDPSFSKEMETAFPQRLLNDFPEAVRNHRLRREITATQIANDLVNRMGITYVNNLRTATGLDYSDIAAAYMIVRELYDIDTMWAEIESLDYQVTCDIQVTMMRDMIQLLTRGSHWLLRNRRDGLRLEPCLESYKASIDEVVSSAGKISNTVPDNRMAERYDDYLEAGVPERLAAFAAATESLYWLLDVIDVASELKEGVEVVAQTYFGLGTHLNLVGLDRKIREFKAANHWQALAKNSYRIELDTQQRGLTLSVLRGSESDQTVEQRLAQWSESHKDLLTRWNNTLTDIESTKLVDCAIFSVALSVLLELA is encoded by the coding sequence ATGCATCAACTCGCTGGTCTGACCAAGGCACAGATCATGGATCTGTTGACCGAAAAATTATGTGCACAGGTCGATTCATCCCTCGCACAGTCCATTACTCACTACGCTCACCAGTTTTTCAGTGTTTCCCCACCTTCTGATTTGCAGCGCAAATCTCTGGAAGATCTCTACTCAACAGCTTTTTCATACTGGCAAGTCATTCAGAATTATGACGGTACCCGGCCAGAAGTACGGGTTTTTAACCCGGATTTTGAACATTATGGCTGGCACTCAAACCATACAGTGATTCAGATTCACAACTCTGACATGCCATTTTTGGTAGATTCGGTTCGTATGGAACTGAATCGTCGTGAAGTTGCGATTCATAATATCAACAACTGTGTGATGGCTGTTGAACGTGATAAAAAGCATCAGCTGACAAATGTTACAACTCCGAGTGAGCGCAGCGAAACTGCGCGTATGGAGTCTGTTATTTGTCTGGAAATCGATCGTGATTCAGATCCTGCATGGCTGGATGAGCTACGTGATACGCTGGCAAGTGTTCTGGAAGATGTTCAGTACGTTGTTAAGGACTTCCGTCAGTTGCAGGATCAGGTTCAGGCGGTTAAAGAAGAGCTGCGTGAAACTGACGCAAATAATCCGGAAATTAAAGAGTCCCGTAAGCTGCTGGACTGGATGCTGGACGAGCATTTTATTTTCCTGGGTTACGAAAAAATTGCCTATAAGCATGCCGGCGAAAAGATTACTGAAAATGCAGACGTAAAAAGCCGTCTGGGTATTCGTCGTCTGGCGGCAGATAAAAAAGCCAGCCATGTACTGACCGACTGTGAGCGTGCGTTTGCCAGCAACAGTGATCTGGTTAGCTTCAGTAAAGATACTATTCGTTCGACTGTTCACCGTCCTGCATATCGTGACCTGGTAATTGTTAAGCAGTTTGATGCTAAAGGTAAGTTGACCGGCGCTCACCGTTTCTACGGTTTGTATACGTCTTCAGTATTCTTTGCTAAGCCGTTAAGTATTCCAATGGTGCGTCGTAAAGTTGTTCAGACTTTGTCTGAATGCGGCTTTGAGCCAGGTGGCCACAGCCATAAAGCGCTGGTGCAGCATCTGATTGATATGCCTCGTGAAGAATTGATGCTGGCTGATGCAGGTGAGTTGCAAGAAACCGCGATGGGTATCTTTAACCTGCAGGAACGTCGTAAGGCTTGTTTGTTTGTACGTCAGGATTCCAGCAAGCGTTTCTATTCATGCCTGTATTATATTCCGCGTGATCTTTACACGACACAGCTGCGTCGTCGTATTCATAAGCTGTTGGTCGATGGTTTCCATGCGCTGGATTCGGAAGTAAATGCTCAGGTTTCTGAATCGATTCTGTCGCGTACTCATTTTGTACTTTATGTGGATCCTGAACAGCAGAAAGATGTTGATATCAAAACCATTGAAGCGCGTATTCTGGAAATGTCCCGCTCCTGGCCGGATGATTTACAGCTGAATCTGATCGAAGCCTTCGGTGAAGAGCAGGGTAGTCGCTATAACAGTGATTTCCGTTCTGCGTTTCCGTCGTCTTATACTGAGAATTTTTCTACCGGTAATGCAGTTTCAGATATCCAGCATCTGGATAGCCTGAACGAAGATCGCAAGATCTCTATGAGCTTCTACCGCTCATTCGAAGAGTCCAGCGGCATTCTGAAATTTAAGCTGTATAGCGCTAACGAGCCTTTAGTTCTGTCTGATGTCATTCCGGTTCTGGAAGATCTGGGCTTGCGGGTAATGAGCGAGCATCCTTATCAGATTAGACCTGCAGACGGTAATACCTACTGGGTAAGCGACTTCCTGGTGAGCTACGGACAGGAAGATGCCATTGAGCTTGAGCAGGTTAAAACTATCCTGCAGGATACTTTTATCAGTGTCTGGGAAGGCCGGGCTGCCAGCGATAAATTTAACCGCTTGGTTATTGGCGGTAATCTGGCGTGGCGTGAAGTGGCTATGCTACGGGCAATGGCGCGTTATATTAAGCAGCTGCGTTTTGGTTATTCACAGCCGTTTATGGCGGAAGTGCTGCACCGTAATATTCCGATTACGCGTCAGTTAACCGAGTTGTTCCATGTGCGACTGAATCCTGAGCGTGCCGGCGATGAGTCTCGCGTTGAAGCGATTGAAACCAGTATTCTGGAAGCGCTGGAAGGTGTTGCAAGTCTGGATGATGATAAGATTCTGCGTCGCTTCTTAGTGGTTATTCAGGCGATTCTGCGGACTAACTTCTTCCAGATGGCTGCTGATGGTAAGCCGAAGTCATACTATTCATACAAGATTGATTCTCAGTCTATCCCGGATATTCCGTTGCCTAAGCCGGCGTTTGAAGTTTACGTATACTCTCCACGTATGGAAGGTGTGCATCTGCGCTTTGGTAAAGTAGCGCGTGGTGGTCTGCGCTGGTCTGACCGTACCGAGGATTATCGTACTGAAGTACTGGGTCTGGTTAAGGCTCAGCAGGTTAAGAACTCGGTTATCGTGCCTGTAGGTGCGAAAGGCTGCTTCATCTGTAAGAAGATGCCGGTTAATGGCAGCCGTGAAGAGATTCAGGCTGAAGGTATTGAGTGCTATAAACTGTATATCCGCGGTTTGCTGGATATTACCGACAACCTGGTAGGTTCAGGTATTGTTTATCCAGATAATGTCGTACGTCGTGATGAGGACGATCCGTATCTGGTAGTGGCAGCAGATAAAGGTACGGCGACTTTCTCTGATATCGCTAACTCCATTTCTGAGGAATATAACTTCTGGCTGGGTGATGCATTTGCATCCGGTGGTAGCCAGGGTTATGACCACAAAGGTATGGGTATTACTGCCCGAGGTGCCTGGGAATCAGTTAAGCGTCATTTCCGTGAGAAAGACATTAATACCCAGAAAGAAGAGTTCTCGGTTATCGGTATCGGCGATATGGCGGGTGATGTATTTGGTAACGGTATGCTGTTATCCGAGACAATCAGTCTGGTTGCTGCATTTAACCATATGCATATCTTCATTGATCCGAACCCAGATGTTGCCCCATCTTTTGTTGAGCGTCAGCGGATGTTTGAGCTGCCACGTTCGTCCTGGACAGATTACAACGCTAAGCTGATCAGCGAAGGCGGCGGGATTTTTGAGCGCAGTGCCAAATGGATCAAGATCAGCCCGCAAATGAAAGCGCGTTTTGACATTCAGGAAGATCGCCTGGCACCAACAGATCTGTTAAACCGGTTGCTTAAAGCACCTGTTGATATGATCTGGAACGGTGGTATCGGTACCTATGTTAAAGCGACTAAAGAAAGTCATGCAGATGTAGGTGATAAAGCCAACGACAGCTTGCGTGTTAACGGTAACGAGTTGCGCTGTAAAGTGTTGGGTGAAGGCGGTAACTTAGGTTTCACACAGCTGGGTCGTATTGAGTTTGGCCTGAATGGCGGTTCATCAAATACCGACTTTATCGATAATGCCGGTGGCGTAGACTGTTCTGACCACGAAGTTAACATCAAGATTCTGCTTAACGAACTGGTTAGTCAGGGTGATATGACAGTTAAGCAGCGTAACCAGCTGTTACGTGATATGACTGATGATGTATCTGAACTGGTATTGAAAAATAACTACCGACAGGCGCAGGCGCTTAACATTGCTGAGTTGCATGCAGCCGGTACGATGGATGACTACATCCGTCTGATTCGTCGTCTGGAAGCGGAAGGTAAGCTGGATCCACAGCTTGAATTCCTGCCAAGCGAAGATGAACTGCAAGAGCGTAAAGAGCAAGGTTTAGGTTTTACCCGTCCGGAGCTTTCTGTACTGATTTCGTATGCGAAAATCGAGCTGAAGCAGGCGTTGATCAATTCCTGGATCACTGATGATCCTAGCTTTTCGAAAGAGATGGAAACCGCATTCCCACAGCGATTACTGAACGATTTCCCGGAAGCCGTGCGTAATCACCGTCTGCGTCGCGAGATTACTGCAACACAGATTGCAAACGATCTGGTTAACCGTATGGGTATTACCTATGTGAATAACCTGCGTACAGCAACGGGTCTGGATTACAGTGATATTGCAGCGGCTTACATGATTGTGCGTGAGCTGTATGACATTGACACTATGTGGGCTGAAATTGAATCTCTGGATTATCAGGTAACATGTGATATTCAGGTCACCATGATGCGTGACATGATTCAGTTACTGACCCGTGGTAGCCACTGGTTATTGCGTAACCGTCGCGATGGTCTGAGACTGGAACCTTGTCTGGAAAGCTATAAAGCCTCTATTGATGAAGTGGTTTCCAGTGCTGGCAAGATCAGTAACACAGTACCGGATAATCGTATGGCTGAACGCTATGATGATTACCTGGAAGCAGGTGTTCCTGAACGTCTGGCAGCATTTGCGGCAGCGACTGAAAGTCTGTACTGGTTACTGGATGTTATTGATGTAGCATCTGAGCTGAAAGAAGGCGTAGAAGTTGTAGCCCAGACGTACTTTGGTTTAGGTACGCACCTGAATCTGGTTGGACTGGATCGTAAGATTCGCGAGTTCAAAGCTGCCAACCACTGGCAGGCACTGGCGAAGAACAGCTACCGTATCGAGCTGGATACTCAGCAGCGTGGCCTGACACTCAGTGTCCTGCGTGGCAGTGAATCTGATCAGACAGTAGAGCAACGTTTGGCTCAGTGGAGTGAATCTCACAAGGATCTGCTGACCCGTTGGAATAATACGTTGACTGATATTGAGTCCACCAAGTTGGTTGACTGTGCGATCTTCTCGGTTGCACTCAGTGTATTGCTTGAATTGGCATAA
- a CDS encoding DMT family transporter, with amino-acid sequence MNRKAFLLAMCVVLMWSTVASAFKLTLTLVTPLQMLWLAVTTGVAILGIAAWKQQKLLPAWQHLKKSPGFFVLLAFLNPTAYYLILFAAYDILPAQQAQALNYTWAVMLSMLAVPFLGQSFTRVNLFSIIIAYAGVLVIATQGELMALDFKQPLGVALGLSSSIFFSSYWILNTKYPHDPVITLFLCFGLSLPMLSAIMFWQNGFTDIPLAAIAGGIYIGAFEMSFAFLCWMSALRLATNTAQLSNLIYLAPPLSLVLLAVIVGEEVLYSTLVGFALIIGGVLLQQLNHRKASV; translated from the coding sequence ATGAACCGCAAAGCCTTTTTACTGGCTATGTGCGTGGTACTGATGTGGTCTACAGTTGCCAGTGCATTTAAGCTGACCCTGACTCTTGTCACACCGCTGCAAATGCTTTGGCTGGCGGTCACTACCGGAGTCGCCATATTAGGTATTGCTGCCTGGAAGCAGCAAAAACTGTTACCTGCCTGGCAACACCTAAAGAAATCGCCGGGATTTTTTGTCCTGCTGGCGTTTCTTAATCCAACAGCTTACTACCTGATCTTATTTGCGGCCTATGACATCCTGCCCGCTCAACAGGCGCAGGCACTCAACTATACCTGGGCAGTCATGCTGAGCATGTTGGCAGTACCCTTTCTTGGCCAAAGCTTTACCCGTGTCAATTTGTTCAGCATCATCATCGCCTACGCCGGGGTATTGGTCATTGCGACACAGGGTGAACTTATGGCCCTGGACTTTAAGCAACCTCTGGGCGTTGCACTGGGCTTAAGCAGTTCAATTTTCTTCTCCAGTTACTGGATTCTTAATACCAAATACCCTCACGATCCGGTCATTACCCTTTTCTTATGCTTTGGACTTAGCCTGCCAATGCTATCGGCTATCATGTTCTGGCAAAACGGCTTTACCGATATTCCACTCGCGGCGATCGCCGGCGGTATTTATATCGGCGCCTTCGAAATGAGCTTCGCATTCTTATGCTGGATGAGTGCTTTGCGTCTGGCGACTAACACGGCGCAACTGAGCAACCTTATTTATCTGGCACCGCCCCTGTCACTGGTGTTATTGGCAGTCATTGTCGGTGAGGAAGTACTGTATTCAACCCTGGTTGGCTTTGCACTGATCATTGGCGGCGTATTATTACAACAGCTTAATCATCGCAAGGCTTCCGTATAG
- a CDS encoding Lrp/AsnC family transcriptional regulator, with the protein MDNLDKLDIAILRELQKNARITITELASRVGLSKTPCQIRMRRLEEQGYILGYIALVDQKKLGTKHVAFVQVSLSDTRTKALQAFNDAVRSIPEIEQCHMIAANFDYLLKVRTTDMESYRAVLGEKISSLPFVTQTSTFVVMEDVKDIEAKLV; encoded by the coding sequence ATGGACAATTTGGATAAGCTAGACATTGCAATCCTTCGTGAATTGCAAAAAAACGCCCGAATCACTATTACCGAGCTCGCATCACGGGTCGGCCTTTCGAAAACCCCATGCCAAATTCGCATGCGCCGTTTAGAAGAGCAGGGTTATATTCTGGGTTACATCGCCCTGGTTGATCAGAAGAAACTCGGCACTAAACATGTCGCCTTTGTTCAGGTATCTCTGAGCGACACCCGGACTAAAGCTCTACAGGCATTTAATGACGCTGTCCGGAGTATTCCGGAAATCGAACAGTGCCATATGATTGCGGCAAATTTTGATTACTTACTGAAAGTCCGCACCACTGATATGGAATCTTATCGGGCGGTTCTGGGTGAGAAAATTTCGTCACTGCCTTTTGTTACCCAAACCAGCACTTTCGTCGTAATGGAAGACGTCAAAGATATTGAAGCCAAGTTGGTATAA
- the leuD gene encoding 3-isopropylmalate dehydratase small subunit has translation MRKFNQHSGIAVPLDRANVDTDMIIPKQFLKSIKRSGFGPNLFDELRYLDEGFPDQDSSGRPVNEDFVLNAPRYKGASVLLARENFGCGSSREHAPWALDDYGFRSVIAPSFAEIFYNNCFKNGLLPIVLSEAQVDQLFTEVAENEGYELKIDLERQVVVTPSGDEMTFQIDDFRKHCLLNGLDDIGLTLQQADDIKAYEAKARAASPWLFDAIR, from the coding sequence ATGAGAAAATTTAATCAGCACAGTGGGATTGCCGTACCTTTAGATCGTGCCAACGTCGATACGGACATGATCATCCCAAAACAGTTTTTGAAATCTATTAAACGGTCTGGTTTCGGTCCGAACCTGTTTGATGAACTGCGTTACCTTGATGAAGGATTTCCTGATCAGGATAGTAGCGGCCGTCCGGTTAATGAAGATTTTGTTTTGAATGCACCGCGTTATAAAGGTGCCAGTGTTTTACTGGCCCGTGAAAACTTCGGTTGCGGTTCCAGCCGTGAACATGCGCCATGGGCGTTAGATGATTATGGTTTCCGTTCAGTTATTGCACCAAGCTTTGCCGAGATTTTCTATAATAACTGCTTTAAAAATGGCCTGTTGCCAATTGTACTTTCAGAAGCTCAGGTTGATCAGCTGTTCACTGAAGTTGCTGAAAATGAAGGCTATGAACTGAAGATTGATCTTGAGCGTCAGGTGGTTGTTACGCCATCTGGTGATGAAATGACATTTCAGATTGATGACTTCCGTAAGCATTGTTTGCTTAATGGTCTGGATGATATCGGTCTGACTTTACAGCAGGCTGATGATATCAAAGCGTATGAGGCTAAAGCTCGCGCTGCCAGCCCGTGGTTGTTTGACGCGATTCGCTAA
- the asd gene encoding aspartate-semialdehyde dehydrogenase, producing the protein MKRVGFVGWRGMVGSVLMQRMMEERDFDHIEEPVFFTTSQVGQAGPDIGKTIPALKDATSIDDLKQMDAIISCQGGDYTKQVYADLRKAGWQGYWIDAASSLRMEDDAIIVLDPVNMNVIKDGLSNGIKTFVGGNCTVSLMLMGLGGLFNAGLIEWMTSMTYQAASGGGARHMRELITQMGMINESVAADMANPASAILDIDRQVADIIRTGLPTENFGAPLAGSLIPWIDSPLENGQSREEWKAYAETNKILGLSDSPVPIDGTCVRIGAMRCHSQAFTIKLKQNVPMDEVNAMLAEANDWVKVIPNEREITAAELTPAKVTGTLSVPVGRLRKMNLGDEYLNAFSVGDQLLWGAAEPLRRMLRILMQG; encoded by the coding sequence ATGAAGCGTGTAGGTTTTGTTGGTTGGCGCGGAATGGTTGGTTCTGTGCTGATGCAACGCATGATGGAAGAGCGGGATTTCGATCACATCGAAGAGCCGGTCTTTTTCACGACATCCCAAGTAGGTCAGGCCGGTCCAGATATTGGTAAAACAATTCCGGCGCTGAAAGATGCGACATCCATTGATGATTTAAAACAGATGGATGCCATTATTTCCTGCCAGGGTGGCGACTACACGAAACAGGTATATGCTGATCTGCGTAAGGCAGGCTGGCAGGGTTACTGGATTGATGCGGCATCTTCTCTGCGTATGGAAGACGATGCGATTATCGTACTTGATCCGGTAAACATGAATGTTATCAAAGATGGTCTGAGCAATGGCATCAAGACTTTCGTTGGTGGTAACTGCACAGTTTCTCTGATGTTAATGGGCCTGGGTGGCCTGTTTAATGCCGGTTTGATTGAGTGGATGACGTCTATGACGTATCAGGCTGCTTCAGGCGGCGGTGCACGTCACATGCGTGAGCTGATTACTCAGATGGGTATGATCAACGAATCAGTAGCTGCTGATATGGCAAACCCTGCGAGTGCGATTCTGGATATCGATCGTCAGGTTGCGGATATTATCCGTACTGGTCTGCCAACTGAAAACTTTGGTGCACCACTGGCTGGCTCTCTGATCCCGTGGATCGATAGCCCGTTGGAAAACGGTCAAAGCCGTGAAGAGTGGAAAGCGTACGCTGAAACGAACAAGATTCTGGGGCTGTCTGATAGCCCGGTACCAATTGACGGTACCTGTGTACGTATCGGTGCAATGCGCTGTCACAGCCAGGCATTCACGATTAAGCTGAAGCAAAACGTGCCTATGGATGAAGTTAATGCAATGCTGGCTGAAGCCAACGATTGGGTTAAGGTGATTCCAAATGAACGTGAAATTACAGCTGCTGAGCTAACGCCTGCGAAAGTAACTGGTACTTTGAGTGTACCTGTTGGCCGTCTGCGTAAGATGAATTTGGGTGATGAATACCTGAATGCGTTCAGCGTTGGTGATCAGCTATTATGGGGTGCTGCTGAACCGCTGCGTCGCATGTTACGGATTTTGATGCAGGGCTAA
- the leuC gene encoding 3-isopropylmalate dehydratase large subunit: MAGKTLYDKLFEQHLVRMNEDGSALIYIDRQVLHEVTSPQAFEGLRIAGRKPWRIDANIATPDHNVPTTERSGGVEEIVDPVSKIQVKTLDENCDDFGILEFKMNDQRQGIVHVMAPEQGAILPGVTAVCGDSHTATLGALGALAHGIGTSEVEHVLATQCLITKKMKNMLVRVDGELGIGVTPKDVILHIIGVIGTAGGTGYAIEFGGDVFRNMTMEGRMTVSNMAIEAGARVGLVAVDQTTINYVEGRPFSPKGEQWDAAVAAWQDLVSDSDAEFDSVIEIKAADIEPQVTWGTSPEMVVGVSELVPNPTNEADPVKVDGIERALKYMGLEADQKITDIKLDRVFIGSCTNSRIEDLRDAAKVVEGQKVAGNIIQALVVPGSGLVKDQAEAEGLDKIFTAAGLEWREPGCSMCLAMNPDKLGAGEHCASTSNRNFEGRQGFGGRTHLVSPAMAAAAAIAGHFVDVREMIKQG, from the coding sequence ATGGCTGGCAAGACGTTATATGACAAGTTGTTCGAGCAACATTTAGTCCGCATGAATGAAGATGGCAGTGCATTGATTTACATTGACCGTCAGGTACTGCATGAAGTGACTTCACCACAGGCGTTTGAAGGGCTACGCATTGCAGGCCGAAAGCCGTGGCGTATCGATGCCAACATTGCAACGCCGGATCATAACGTACCGACGACCGAGCGTTCAGGTGGCGTTGAAGAGATTGTTGATCCGGTTTCTAAAATTCAGGTGAAAACCCTGGATGAGAACTGCGATGATTTCGGCATTCTTGAATTCAAAATGAACGATCAGCGTCAGGGGATCGTTCACGTAATGGCGCCGGAACAAGGTGCTATTTTGCCGGGTGTAACAGCAGTATGCGGCGATTCCCATACTGCAACATTGGGTGCGCTTGGTGCTTTGGCCCACGGTATTGGTACTTCTGAGGTTGAGCACGTATTGGCAACTCAGTGCCTGATCACTAAAAAGATGAAGAATATGCTGGTTCGTGTTGATGGCGAACTGGGTATTGGTGTGACACCTAAAGATGTTATTTTGCACATTATCGGCGTAATTGGCACCGCTGGTGGTACCGGTTATGCGATAGAGTTTGGTGGCGATGTATTCCGTAACATGACCATGGAAGGCCGCATGACGGTTAGTAACATGGCAATTGAAGCGGGTGCCCGCGTAGGTCTGGTTGCTGTTGATCAGACAACAATTAATTACGTTGAAGGCCGTCCTTTCTCGCCTAAGGGTGAACAGTGGGATGCGGCTGTTGCTGCATGGCAGGACCTGGTATCTGATTCTGACGCTGAGTTTGATTCTGTTATTGAAATTAAAGCCGCAGATATTGAGCCACAAGTTACCTGGGGAACATCTCCGGAAATGGTAGTGGGTGTATCTGAGTTGGTGCCTAATCCAACGAATGAAGCTGATCCGGTTAAGGTAGATGGTATTGAGCGTGCGTTGAAGTACATGGGTCTTGAAGCGGATCAGAAAATTACTGATATCAAGCTTGATCGTGTGTTTATCGGTTCCTGCACCAACTCCCGTATTGAAGATTTACGGGATGCTGCCAAGGTTGTTGAAGGTCAGAAAGTTGCCGGAAACATTATCCAGGCGCTGGTTGTTCCGGGTTCCGGTCTGGTGAAAGATCAGGCAGAAGCAGAAGGTCTGGACAAGATCTTTACAGCTGCGGGTCTGGAGTGGCGTGAACCAGGTTGTTCTATGTGTCTGGCAATGAATCCTGACAAATTAGGTGCCGGTGAGCACTGTGCGTCTACGTCTAACCGCAACTTCGAAGGCCGTCAGGGCTTTGGTGGCCGTACGCATCTGGTAAGTCCGGCAATGGCTGCAGCAGCAGCTATCGCAGGTCACTTTGTTGATGTGCGTGAAATGATCAAGCAGGGGTAA
- the leuB gene encoding 3-isopropylmalate dehydrogenase, giving the protein MSKNVLILPGDGIGPEIVAEARRVLELVNGQDNLALELSEARVGGCAIDADGVPLPEATLEAAKNADAILLGAVGGPKWDTNPDFQIRPEKGLLGIRSNLELFGNLRPAILYPQLADASSLKPEIVAGLDILIVRELTGGIYFGQPRGIREKEGGIREGFNTYVYDENEIRRIGRVAFEAARARDKRLCSVDKANVLEVTVLWREIMDDLAKEYPDVELSHMYVDNAAMQLVRAPKQFDVMVTGNMFGDILSDAAAMLTGSIGMLPSASLDESGKGMYEPCHGSAPDIAGQGVANPLATILSAAMMLRYSLGAGETADRIEAAVSAVLDQNLRTADIWSEGMAKVSTSEMGDAVVAALQA; this is encoded by the coding sequence ATGTCTAAGAATGTATTGATACTGCCAGGTGATGGCATTGGTCCGGAAATTGTTGCCGAAGCCCGTCGTGTACTGGAACTGGTAAACGGACAGGATAATCTGGCGCTGGAATTATCTGAAGCGCGTGTTGGTGGTTGTGCTATCGATGCAGACGGTGTGCCACTGCCTGAAGCAACGCTTGAAGCAGCTAAAAATGCCGATGCAATTTTATTAGGTGCAGTTGGCGGTCCAAAGTGGGATACCAATCCTGACTTTCAGATCCGTCCGGAAAAAGGTTTGTTAGGTATCCGTTCTAATCTGGAATTATTCGGTAACCTGCGTCCAGCAATTCTGTATCCTCAGCTGGCAGACGCTTCTTCTTTAAAGCCTGAGATTGTTGCCGGTCTGGATATTCTGATTGTACGTGAACTGACAGGCGGTATTTATTTCGGTCAGCCACGTGGAATCCGTGAAAAAGAAGGCGGTATCCGTGAAGGTTTCAATACTTACGTGTACGACGAAAATGAAATCCGTCGTATTGGCCGGGTAGCGTTTGAAGCAGCCCGTGCCCGTGATAAGCGTCTGTGCTCGGTAGATAAAGCTAACGTATTGGAAGTAACAGTACTGTGGCGTGAAATTATGGATGATCTGGCGAAAGAATATCCTGATGTTGAGCTGAGCCACATGTACGTTGATAACGCAGCAATGCAGCTGGTAAGAGCGCCAAAGCAGTTTGACGTGATGGTAACCGGCAATATGTTCGGCGATATCTTGTCTGATGCTGCCGCTATGCTGACCGGTTCTATCGGTATGTTGCCTTCTGCATCTCTGGATGAAAGTGGTAAAGGCATGTATGAACCTTGTCATGGTTCAGCACCGGATATTGCAGGGCAAGGCGTTGCTAACCCGCTGGCGACTATACTGTCAGCTGCGATGATGCTGCGTTACTCTCTGGGTGCCGGCGAGACTGCTGATCGTATTGAAGCGGCTGTCAGTGCTGTGCTGGATCAGAACCTGCGTACTGCAGATATCTGGTCTGAAGGCATGGCAAAAGTAAGCACCAGTGAAATGGGTGATGCAGTAGTTGCTGCGCTGCAGGCATAA